In a genomic window of Pedobacter sp. KBS0701:
- a CDS encoding bifunctional 4-hydroxy-2-oxoglutarate aldolase/2-dehydro-3-deoxy-phosphogluconate aldolase translates to MISNKHKILDAILEQGMLPLFYQDSEAGSVEILRTLYKAGVRVFEYTNRGKSALPNFKKLKEVRDAEMPDLYLGIGTIKTPADANAFIEAGTDFIVAPIINPAVAEIANKIGMLWIPGCMTPTEISIAQEHKAMLIKIFPANILGPEFISSIKDLFAGQLFMPTGGVEINADNLKTWFKAGVCAVGMGSKLISKDVMSKELYEELFDNTKLALDLIQQSK, encoded by the coding sequence ATGATTAGCAACAAGCACAAAATTTTAGATGCCATTTTAGAGCAGGGCATGTTACCGCTTTTTTATCAGGATAGCGAAGCAGGTAGCGTTGAAATATTACGCACGCTGTATAAAGCAGGTGTACGTGTTTTCGAATATACCAACCGAGGTAAATCGGCTTTGCCGAACTTTAAAAAGCTAAAGGAAGTACGCGATGCCGAAATGCCTGATCTTTATCTGGGTATCGGAACCATTAAAACCCCTGCTGATGCAAATGCTTTTATCGAGGCAGGAACAGATTTTATTGTGGCACCGATCATAAATCCGGCAGTTGCCGAAATTGCCAACAAAATTGGTATGTTATGGATCCCGGGCTGTATGACACCGACTGAAATCAGCATTGCCCAGGAGCATAAGGCCATGCTGATCAAAATTTTTCCTGCCAATATTTTAGGCCCTGAATTTATTTCGTCAATTAAAGATCTTTTCGCCGGACAGCTGTTTATGCCTACCGGTGGAGTGGAAATTAATGCCGATAATTTAAAAACCTGGTTTAAAGCTGGTGTTTGTGCCGTAGGTATGGGCAGCAAATTAATCAGTAAAGATGTAATGAGCAAAGAGCTTTACGAGGAGTTATTCGACAATACCAAATTAGCACTTGATCTAATACAGCAGAGCAAATAA